Proteins encoded within one genomic window of Nonomuraea gerenzanensis:
- a CDS encoding TetR/AcrR family transcriptional regulator, whose protein sequence is MSTEDEGQPLLRTEPGDTRSRIIETARELFTTQTYRAASMRDIAERVGITKPSLYHHFRSKSEILASLVGPPIEQLESVVDGAAARATQAEIRQHVLGGCLDVMLAHRETMALLLRDASVYSDETTEVMSRMVRIVNRAIDLLTGPDPDWRRRVRAAQAFAAATDPVSQLADVPVDDLRAELLSGANAILDR, encoded by the coding sequence TTGAGCACCGAGGACGAAGGACAGCCGTTGCTGCGTACGGAGCCGGGCGACACGCGAAGCCGCATCATCGAGACAGCGCGGGAGCTGTTCACCACGCAGACCTACCGGGCCGCCTCGATGCGCGACATCGCCGAGCGAGTCGGCATCACCAAGCCCTCCCTGTATCACCATTTCCGCAGCAAGAGCGAGATCCTGGCCAGCCTGGTGGGCCCGCCCATCGAGCAGCTCGAGTCGGTGGTCGACGGCGCGGCGGCCCGCGCCACGCAGGCGGAGATCAGGCAGCACGTGCTCGGCGGCTGTCTCGACGTCATGCTGGCCCACCGCGAGACCATGGCCCTGCTCCTGCGCGACGCCTCGGTCTACAGCGACGAGACGACCGAGGTCATGTCCAGGATGGTGCGCATCGTCAACCGGGCCATCGACCTGCTCACCGGGCCCGATCCCGACTGGCGCCGGCGCGTACGCGCGGCCCAGGCGTTCGCCGCGGCCACCGACCCCGTCAGCCAGCTCGCGGACGTGCCGGTGGACGATCTCCGCGCCGAGCTCCTGAGCGGCGCGAACGCGATCCTCGATCGCTGA